Sequence from the Acidobacteriota bacterium genome:
GGAGGGGGGTGAGAAATGACCGACCGACGGGTGACGGCACGCAACCGGGCCAGTAATTCACGAGTTGAAAAGGTTTTGGGCAGGTAGTCATCGGCGCCCATTTCAAGTCCGACAATCCGGTCAAATTCATCTCCAAGTGCCGTGAGCATCAGCACAGGTACATTTGACACCCGGCGCAGATTTTTGAGGACTTCAAAACCGTCCATTCCCGGCAGCATAACATCCAGAATGACCACCTGACAGTTTCCGGTGGCAGCCCGTTCAAGACCTTCGGGGCCGGTATGAGCGCTTTCGACATCAAAACCAAGCGGTTCGAGGTAGTCTTTAACCAGTCGGCAAAGTTTGAAGTCGTCATCAATCATCAGCACTCTGGTTTTTGGGAAAGTGTCAGGTGAGTTGGACATAGTGTTTGGGTTCAGGGTTTGAATGATGGGGGGTTGAGGTTTCGGAGGCCGAAAAAGGGCATCGGGCTAATGGCTAAGGGAAATACAATCCTATCAATAACTTAATCTCTTGTTATAGTTCTTCAGAAAAAGATTTCCGTTTGGGAGCGCGGGCGTCTTGCCAACAACCCGTTTGTTATCAATAGGTTTAGTGCGAGCGGGACGCCCGCGCTCCCAGGAAATATTTATCTGGAAAGCTATAATCCGAGCACCCCCATTGCAAAATGGGACAGCTCATAATTCGAAGACCCGAAACCCGGTTTTCAACTATAGCTGGTGAAAATTCGAAAATCAGCCACCTTTACAATCCCTTAACAAAATTACTCATCTCCCAAATATACCTTTAACAATCATTTGTTAGGGTTATGACTGAAAAACGATGCCTCTGGTGATTTCAGGTTAAGGATCAAAGAAGTTGACTCGTGAGACGTGCGCAATACCTGAAATCACCATTTCAGGCAATTTGCCGGAAGATCAGGTGTTGGCATCTGTCAGTTCAAATTCTCCACCGAAATACGAACCAGAGAAATATTTATCTGAGGCGATGGAAATACCGGGTTGTCCTGGTTTTTTGAACCCAGTCATCTTCAGTCTGCCGGGCTCATCACTCGGGTGGATATTTGGCGGCCAGCTTCAGAACCGTGTTTCGCCCTCGAAATGTCGCTTTGGTTTTTAACACCCGCTCGAAAACCACGTTTGAAAAGGTGGATTCACTTTGTTTGGTACGGCACAGCCAGTACACCTCACGGCCATTCACGTGAAACGTGTCAATTTCGGTCTGAAACCGCAGGACCGACTCGATGGCTTCTTGAGCGAGTGTCGCCGCCAGGAAGGCAATATTGAGTGCCTGAGCCGCCGCCAGTTCCTCTTCGGAAAAAGGGCGATATCGGGCAATGGCAGATACTTCCTGGTCAGTTCGCAGAAAGGTTGCGACTGCATAGCCCAGCGCCTGGTGAAGGTGGTCCTCGATTTGCCGCTCCATGGCGGCTGTATCAGTCGCACCGGTCTCGAAAATCACATTTCCGCTGGCGATAAAAGTTTCGACTTTTTCAAAATTGAGAGCCT
This genomic interval carries:
- a CDS encoding response regulator transcription factor translates to MSNSPDTFPKTRVLMIDDDFKLCRLVKDYLEPLGFDVESAHTGPEGLERAATGNCQVVILDVMLPGMDGFEVLKNLRRVSNVPVLMLTALGDEFDRIVGLEMGADDYLPKTFSTRELLARLRAVTRRSVISHPPPAPNQSDDEQLTVNELTINLAAHRATLAGQALALTPLEFDLLVCLARSPDRVLSRDRLLDEINGRNYDVFDRSIDVHISSLRRKLGDDPKNPKYIRTIRTAGYMLVRNSEN
- a CDS encoding DUF1697 domain-containing protein, whose translation is MPRYIAFLRAINVGGHNVKMAELRTLFEALNFEKVETFIASGNVIFETGATDTAAMERQIEDHLHQALGYAVATFLRTDQEVSAIARYRPFSEEELAAAQALNIAFLAATLAQEAIESVLRFQTEIDTFHVNGREVYWLCRTKQSESTFSNVVFERVLKTKATFRGRNTVLKLAAKYPPE